DNA from Xiphias gladius isolate SHS-SW01 ecotype Sanya breed wild chromosome 9, ASM1685928v1, whole genome shotgun sequence:
ACCGATGGGCTGTGAGATGAGAGAGGACTGGAAtggaaaagaggggaaagatgTATTTGTCTGAACGAGGAGATAATATGAATAATTACAGTGTAAAAAGATATGACATCAGTGAGGTCAGCGGGTCTGTgcgcctctgtgtgtgtttaacaatGTTGTCAAAGTGAAGGATTTGAACTGGAAGCAGTAAATTTTCCTCTTTAATCTCTTCCAATTGATTGCACTGATTGGATTACATTAGATTCAATTTGTCTCTATTCTTGTCACGTTGCATACAAGATTTTAGGAGGTGGTCGTGACCGCATCGAGGTGCATCTTGGGGTAGCTGTTAATCTCCTACATCATAAACCACTAGACACAGCTGCACCTTCATTTATAATATTACATCAgcctttttttggcttttacaTCAGTGCAACTATTGATGAATGTGTGGCTTAACCTATGatgaagactttttaaatcctgatttttaaaaCTAGTCAGTGGTAAGTGTGTTTATTCcgttgaaaacattttaaagtcctattatttattttagtctACAAATTGATCATAAATTTACATTTGCTGTCAAAGATTCCAGTACATTTGAAGAGgccactgtttttcttttttctttccattcttttcttcaacatttagtttttactttatCCTGTGGCTCTGAACCGACACGGAAtattttattacacattttttaacaatCAGATTCAAAGGCAATGCATTAGGCAGGACTCTACAGTGAAGTTTTCTTCATTGAAGTTTGGAGTGCGAATTATCTCAGCTAAACCACAGAAAGTAGATTCACAACAAGACAAATAcaggctgtttttaaaaagaacaacatgaCAGATTGACAAATTGGGAAGTGATCGGCTCCatcaaatacattaataaatcatattttcacACAGAGGGCTTACAGTACAGAAACTGAGGTGCCACAAGGTGTTATTTTACATGTCTAACTGTTCCATTCATTGAAGATGAGGAATAGAAACAGTAACACAGTGGTGAcatagaaaatgaagaaaccTCTGTTGATTCTTGTGGCCCACTGGATggacctccctccctcctttctggAGCCGAGGTGCAGATCCAGAGTTTTCTGCAgctccttcagctcctccagaATCAACAGCAACACAGGGGACTCTCGTGACTGAATCGTGTTGTtgacctgcacacacacacatgcgcccACAGAGTCGTGTTAGAGTGGGTTTATTCTCCCGCTGAGGATGATAACGTATCGCAATTCAGGTAGACAAAATTGTGTCATTTCTTATACGTGTTATCATGTAGtatctttacttttttacatGACAAGTCATTGCTTCTCGACAGGCTGAAATATGGTATCTTAAGATGTACAACGTGTGTAAATATGTTGAATTTGGCTGCATTATCATAACAGTGTTGACTGATGTCTCCAATGCCTTTGGCTGACAATTGTGGAGAGATACCACAGTAGcaactattttatctttcatcGTGTCAATCTCGAGGTAATCTGTAGAAATACTCCACTCATGCTTCAAAGTCACTTGTATGTATTTGACTGGCCAACACAGCGCCTGGCAGGATAAAGGTGGCGATGATTTATTTAGCCCTTTGTACTGTTCAATCTATTATTTATAGGTCTTTCATGGTTTTGCACGATCTTTAACTTCCTGTTGTCAGATATATTAATATGAGTAGTTGTGGCAGGTAAGAAATAGTTTACCCAAATAACAGTCtggacagagaaagaagcaTTACAGAGCATGGAGGATAGTAAAAATGCTACGATACTGCTTAAAAATccgaaagaaaaaagaagtggtCTTGCAACAGTGTTCTTCCTCTAAATCATAGGAAAAGTGGGTGCTCCTGGATTTGAACAgatcaaaatgttaaaaaaggaCAAGTAAACACACTTTTAATGAATCAAGAGCCCAGATTTTAACGATTTTGCATGTAAAGACTGCATCTGTATGTATAATCCCTTACCTCGTCACCCAGAGGAAGCACTTCATGCTGCCGCTCACCGTCGGACACTTTGCAGATGCATGAACAGCAGGTCCGTCTTTTCTCCTCTGAAAACACACGGCAAGATTGACGCAAGAATAAATGCACAGATAATTACTGTATACTGCATACAAAACACTCTGGAAAACTTgctttcaaactttttttctattttattaaatatttgtgacTAAATATGAAAGACTCAAGGCTcagacagtaaaacacattCGTAGTTATTTGGATCATTATATTGTTACAATCTGACAGGTGCATGGAAAAAGCTGACTGAGAAAATTAGGTTTTAGTGTCTTTAAGATGagaaatatttcagcatttgacaatttgttttttgaaaccTGTGTCTCACCTGTGTTACAGTCGtcaattttgactttttcctgtttttcctcccaGTTGTCCTTTAGCTCGAGCTTATCGTGGGAGCCAAAGTCTATTTCCATCAGATACGTAACCAAGATCGTCTCCAGCAGACTGAGCAGCATCAAAGCAAAAATCACAATGCAGTAGGTCgctgagaggaggaaacaggaaataactACTTTTTGTTCTGATATCTGGTGCTCCCTTCTGTGTGAATCTAATCCAGTTAAAGGGTTCACCCAAACCACAAAGACcatattctttttcttcacagtGATAATATCTAGATATGcagattgttttggtttgatttgtccaggttttgagatatctgggAACTATTTCTACCAAGTTAATAGTCCCTGATTTGGGTGGATTTCACTCCTTTAAACTGGAGTCTAGTCCAGGGTGTTGTACCTATGACTGGAGTCTTGTTGGACATGGAGGGCAGGATGTCGTTCAGGATgagcagcaggacagagatgGCCAGCAACACCGTCACCTTGAAGCCCAACTTCTCTCCCCGGTGCTCTGAGATGAAGTAGGAGGCGAGATCCAGAGTCAAGAAGAACAGGATGGGCAACAGGAAGTTGATGACGTGGAGGAGTGGCCTCCTCTTCATGGTAAACTAGTAAAAGAGGTTGAAGGGTCAGGATAAATCGACCAAATGACAACAGAAATTACTAATAGACATTTCTGGAGTGAAAAACCACTGCGGATTGTTATGGTTCGATTTGTACTCCAGGTGTCAGGAgtacaaatacatataaatatatatatacatacatatgtgtatgtatatatatatatatatatatatatatatatatatatatactgttcattcattcaggGTTTTCCTGTAATTTGTCACCCCTCTGTATCTCTCTCGAGGTTGCATACAGTGTATATAAGATGTTCCCACTGTTTGTTGTCGTAGGTGAAATTGTAGCTGGCGACGGACAGTTGGAGGAACTCCCACTCTCCCTGAGTCTTCATCACCTCTCTGGAAAACTGTGTGGCCCGAGATGAGTTGGAGAAAGGAAGGAGCCGAATTTCATCAACTGCAGTCAGAGAAGAAGGGGAGTGAAAGTGGGTATAAAAGCATCTTGGTCACAACCctggatggattactgaaaaAGTCTACAGagcaactacaaagagacacaaaatgacaaaaaagacatgaaaaaaaactacaaggagacacaaagcgattacaaagagactcaaaataaccacaaagagatgcaaaacaactgcaatcaaaaacaaaatgactacaaCGAGACATACGattacaaagagacacacacgaAACAACCAAAGAGActcaaaaaacaatcaaaaatgacGCAAAACAgctacagacacacaaaatgactacaaagagacacaaaaagtcAAAGGGGTTGGGGGCCTTTTAAATGTCGGTGCTCAGGGGCCAATTTTCTTATATTCCGTCCATGGTCACAGCACTGACTTCAGTACAGTCAgtaggacacacacacgctccctCCCTCACCGCAGTGTATTGCAGAACCAATGGAGATGTTGCATCTCTGCGTGTCAAAGGGGAACTTGTGGACGTCCATTTTACAGGTGCTGACCACCTTCATGTCCTCTTCGGAAGTGACCACTCCATCGTAGGAAATGTACATGTAGGGATTCTGAGGCGACTCATCTTTCTGTATCCTGGgacaaaacacacgcacagtccTTTCAACGTGTGTTTGTAGAGCATTAAACCACACTGTATTTCACATTAATCACGAACTGAATCAATGGACGAGGGACTTCCTCCTGCGACTACTGCAAGGTAATGTGTATGCTTACTGCTGCCCTAACAACAGTATGAAAGCTGTTGTGTGTGAGTTAATAAAAGTGAGCACAGAGTGAAGTCATATATCTTCACAGAATGTGTGGCATCAGCAAATACCAAGTTATTAAATTACTTAACGTTAAACAGCTAcatgtacaataaaataatttttttacaataaaaaaaaaaaattaaaaaatagccCCCATTCTCTGCCAAACCTTACCTCGGAATAAttcactgcatttatttcaattattctaaatgttttctaaatgtttgCACTAATGCAATTGGAGTAGGAGCGGTTTCAATCTTCTCATGAAACTCTGGGCAAGAAAGCGACAACTTTAAACCCCTTAACAGACGCCAACCTTTTTGTACACAAACCTGAAAATAACTCACCCAAAATAAGAAGTTTACAGTTCTTtaacccttttgattacagtcagAACCCTGATCTCCTTTGAAAAATAACTCTCTAGACTTAACAACCAAAACTTTAGAATGAGGATAAGAGACACTTAACCAAAGTTAAAGAGGAACAAATATGGTAGAAAtgtatggcttttttttctcgtttttttttggctgggtttttttttgtaataaaaaagggaatattAGGCCTGTAGGACCTGTTGTTTGGAAAACACTAGAGCTATAGCCACGTCTGAACCAGTTCTGTGTCCCCAGCTATTGCGGTGATATTGGGATCCTTACATactttgcacagatagaatcaggagacttagagctttcaaacaatgtgtAATTTGTCAAGGATGTGAGAGTATTGAGTCTGtcacagaacaaaacacacctGGAGTAGCGCTACCAAGGCCAAAGCCTCCCCCATGTGAGAcggtgtattttaaaatgttaagcgtatttcccaaaatgtccgACTATTTCCGCGCATCTTTTAATAAACGACacctcatgtctgtgtgtgctgcaggCTCACATCTCATAGATGAAGAGGTCCGGCTTCCAGAGCATGTCCCTGGGAACTGAAATCTGAGTTATGCCACAAAACTGAGCGGGGTCCCACGAGATGTATTCATTGTTCCACATCTGCCGTAAATTAAAAGgtgaattttccaaaaaaaaaaaaaaaaaagagagagagagagacggcattacagacaaatttaaaataaactacagaatGACAGTTGACCAACCAGAGCATTAAAGAGTCACAACTGTAAAGAAGTGTCTACTGATGTAAggggacatttttcatttaaataatcagAATGAAAAGCTATAAAGATTCACTCAGTCAACTCACCATTGTTGCCCAGACAAAAGGAATGAACGTCTGTGTTTTCTCGAtctgaataaacacacacgcgTCAGAACCGATCAGCTGCGCGGCAGCATTCAGCAGATGAATTGCACACCAGCACAGTTAATGCTGCACCTACCACAGCCAGGATGGCGTAGAGGATGATGTCCAGCTCTACCAtggtggggtgtgtgtggtCCAGTACGGGCCGGGTCAGTTTAAACACACTGCTATCGGTGGTCAGGTTCAGGTAGTCCAGAACGTCCTGGTAACTGCACACTTTCTGAGAGGACACCCAATCTACAGTTATCAGAGAGAagtattttcttaaaattttaataCGTTAACGTCCCTTACAGCTCAGTCTCCTGTATAtaaaaattttcaatttttgtgtGGCTTTGAACATTATACAGCCTCTTAGTTTGCAGCTGTCGGTTTGTtgctttatatttaatttaactaCATTCAATTCatgctgctttatttttatttctccctTTGGTAGCACTTTACCTCAAGTCACCCTTTAGACTCCAAAGTTGGAATAAACGATGATTTGTGGTACTACGAAACATTATGCGGTGAACTGGAAGTTActgctcctggccaagaaatagtcggCCACATAATCCTTCACGAATCCATAAATTGTCCATCTTTTGTacagataataaaaaaacaagaaaaaaaaataaaacagtgagctttagaagtgctggtaggtggattttgtcacctttgaaCAGGGCCAAGCTAGCTGTGTCCCCCCATTttcaatctttgtttttttcaagtccTTATTAACGTATAGTATTATCCACAATTAGAACTTCAAGATCAAGATATACTTTATGGTCCCTTGGGGAAATTTGTCTTGGGCTGTCACACAGAACCGTAATTGCCGGACATAAATAGCAGCATCCTTACAGTAATTGAGTGCGGAaagaaacacatgaacacacctCAAACATCTTCATAGAACACAAAGTCTTACCTGTGAGGAAGATCAGTACGCAGAAAGCAACAGGCATCATATCTacagctttttgtgtgtgtgtgtgtgtgtgtgtgtgtgtgtgtgtgtgtttgtgtgtgagtgcctgTTAGGGTAGCCTCCAGTCAAGTGTGTGTCCCTGCTGTAAGACCGGACCCACTTCGAGCCGCTTTCCTTTGATTTGTGCTGAGCAGGGCTGGGCACAATGAacgacctctctctctctgcctgcaaTGAGAAACCCCTCCCTCAGTGGCCAGCGTGGACGGACGCTGTAATTGGCTTACATAGGAGGAGAGgggcatacagtatatatcaggCTTTGCTTCGATCTTAAAGGCAGGTGAGACTGAAGATGATTGCTTTAAGGGATGAGTAACGAACAATAAAACTACGCGAAAGGCGAGTGGAGAGGATTTATCCGTCTGAAAGCAGAGGTAATGTACAGCTcactaaaaacatattttacagtgGTGACAAAAGCGTAGTGGGTGTATGCTTAGGTTGCAGttacaaaacagacatttactgTAACACATGCAGAGGAGCACACAGCAAATTAGAAAATCCAGTTAGAGAGGAACTTGATCACTGCACCGATGTGGTAATGAGATCATGAATAGTTCCCATTTAAACCCACTCACTCTCATTACAACCACACTCTCTGTCCTCCCCTGCCAGCCCCACAGCGGCTAGCCGAGAATTACAGTGGATTTACTAATTATGTGAAAGGTTTCTTTTCGTGCTCGAAGTGACTTCACTGATGGTGTTTTGATCCATAaagtgtgtttatattttaatggaCTTAAGCTGTATTTGGGTTGGgtagggctgcaaccaatgattatttcattactgattattcttttgcttattttttctgattacaCAATGCTCGGGTTCAAAATGTCAGATATAGTGAAGAATATTCAAGGTAAGGTCTTGAagatatttaaatattcaaactatttagagttttttttttttaagcatttgtgCTTGATtgactgaaacattttactgattatCAAACAGattctgattaattttctatcagCTGACTAATCAAGTCACTATTTCAGCACTATCATCGACACATGGTTTCTCTGATAACCACACCTTACTCAACTATACTATGACTACTATACTCTATATACTAGTTTAACTACCTATCACTTCTTCAAAGAGTATAgtattatacatatattatacatattataAGAAACCTACTATAAATGTCCAATATCAGTTTATCACTTGGGTGATAAACCTTACAAACTGAAGGACAAACCatttaaacattacattatCTAAGGTTAAGATTAAGTTAAtatggctaatgtgttagcaaataATTGTGTATTTACACAACTGGCAGACACGGAGCAAAATTAGcattctgtttttggtctctaccaactcctgagggaaataatCTGTTCTTTAAGCTACTAATTGCTCCACTATGCTCACCAGGTAATTGCAGCTGGTTGTCTGTCTTCCGTCTGGTTTTGAGCTGGTGGTGAttttttcaagctttttcactgctgcaggTGGAAACGACACTAATTAGAGCAGCGAGAACCAAagagaacagtaaagttgcagactgtgaaaccaaaacaatgagttaaaatAGGCTGAAAATGCTCCATATAGCTGAGGGGGTCTGCAGAATTGGCTGATTCTCTATGGGTTAATCATCTAAAAGACACCACTTTCAGTTTACACAGTCACAGTATATGACTGTGATGAGATCTTCAATGAAGGTGACCATGGTAAGAAACATCTCCAAGCAGCGTTTTATGCTCAGGGGCATGAACCAAAACACAACCATGCGCTGACTAATGAATCTTTCCAATTTACATCAACAGCAAATTACTCAGTGACCATTTAGTTGCAAAAACTTTATTGTCCgtttgatattttctttgacattttcactCATAACTCTAGAAAAGTGGGGACTTGTGGATTCTGGACCCATTTCTTTGAATTCATACTGCGACTGGTGCCGGAGAACATCTTCAACTACACATTCGGACTGTAATCACATGACTGTTTGCAGCTTGGATATAGTAGTGCAGTAGTCTTGACCTCAACAGCTCAGCCAAGGGAATATGGAGCCAGCAATCGATTATATAACACTACGGATATGGTACGGCTTTATGTATATGTAGTGATCCGTCATCAAGTATTCTACAGGAGGATGCAGGCTGACCTAGACTAACATGCTTACTCTACTTTCGCCTCATGCACCGCAACGTGTGTTGTCTAGGAAACAGCTAATAGTGCATGAAATGTTGATATCGTCCCTTTTCAGTTATTCTTTACACGAGCACGCATGTGTGCACAAGT
Protein-coding regions in this window:
- the LOC120794667 gene encoding 5-hydroxytryptamine receptor 3A-like, whose product is MPVAFCVLIFLTDWVSSQKVCSYQDVLDYLNLTTDSSVFKLTRPVLDHTHPTMVELDIILYAILAVIEKTQTFIPFVWATMMWNNEYISWDPAQFCGITQISVPRDMLWKPDLFIYEMIQKDESPQNPYMYISYDGVVTSEEDMKVVSTCKMDVHKFPFDTQRCNISIGSAIHCVDEIRLLPFSNSSRATQFSREVMKTQGEWEFLQLSVASYNFTYDNKQWEHLIYTFTMKRRPLLHVINFLLPILFFLTLDLASYFISEHRGEKLGFKVTVLLAISVLLLILNDILPSMSNKTPVIATYCIVIFALMLLSLLETILVTYLMEIDFGSHDKLELKDNWEEKQEKVKIDDCNTEEKRRTCCSCICKVSDGERQHEVLPLGDEVNNTIQSRESPVLLLILEELKELQKTLDLHLGSRKEGGRSIQWATRINRGFFIFYVTTVLLFLFLIFNEWNS